A genome region from Manihot esculenta cultivar AM560-2 chromosome 5, M.esculenta_v8, whole genome shotgun sequence includes the following:
- the LOC110614889 gene encoding cytochrome P450 78A9 yields MRTDVDTLWVFALASKCRAFTQENIAWSLLIMGLASLAIVLLHWAHPGGPAWGKHNLKKGFKTGARTIPGPRGLPLIGSMNLMASLAHHRIAAAAKACKAKRLMAFSLGDTRVIVTCNPDVAKEILNSTVFADRPVKESAYRLMFNRAIGFAPYGVYWRTLRRIAATHLFCPKQIKAAEAQRCIIACQMVDMLKDHDQNFTVRGLLKRASLNNMMCSVFGLEYRLDSLTNEVEELRGLVDEGYDLLGTLNWTDHLPWLADFDPQKIRFRCSSLVPKVNRFVSRIIAEHRVPRGGETRDFVDVLLSLQGPEKLSDADMIAVLWEMIFRGTDTVAVLIEWILARMVLHPDVQSRVHDELDKVVGRSRAVAESDITAMLYLNAAVKEVLRLHPPGPLLSWARLAITDTVIDGYHVPAGTTAMVNMWAIARDPELWADPLEFIPERFVAKEGEMEFSVLGSDLRLAPFGSGRRTCPGKNLGLTTVTFWVASLLHEFEWLPSDENGVDLSEVLGLSCEMANPLTVKVRARRH; encoded by the exons ATGGGTCTCGCTTCGCTAGCCATTGTCCTTCTTCACTGGGCTCATCCCGGTGGTCCAGCTTGGGGAAAACACAACCTTAAGAAAGGATTTAAAACTGGTGCTAGGACAATTCCTGGTCCGAGGGGGTTGCCTCTTATTGGCAGCATGAACCTAATGGCTTCCCTCGCGCACCACCGGATTGCTGCTGCCGCCAAAGCATGCAAAGCCAAGAGACTTATGGCTTTTAGCCTAGGCGATACACGTGTTATCGTGACATGCAACCCCGACGTTGCCAAAGAAATACTTAACAGTACGGTGTTCGCAGATCGTCCAGTGAAGGAGTCTGCTTACAGACTAATGTTCAACAGAGCAATTGGGTTCGCTCCTTATGGAGTGTACTGGCGTACCCTCAGAAGAATCGCAGCTACACATCTTTTCTGTCCGAAGCAAATAAAAGCTGCTGAGGCTCAGAGATGCATAATAGCTTGTCAGATGGTGGACATGTTGAAGGACCATGATCAAAATTTTACAGTTCGTGGATTACTTAAACGTGCTTCCTTGAACAACATGATGTGTTCGGTTTTTGGACTCGAATATAGACTAGATTCTCTAACTAATGAAGTGGAAGAGCTTAGAGGACTAGTTGATGAAGGATACGATCTATTGGGTACCCTTAATTGGACCGACCACCTTCCTTGGCTAGCAGACTTTGACCCCCAAAAAATCCGGTTCAGATGCTCAAGCCTGGTGCCAAAAGTGAACCGATTCGTGAGCAGAATCATCGCAGAACACCGAGTTCCAAGAGGTGGCGAAACCAGAGATTTCGTGGATGTTTTACTGTCTCTTCAAGGCCCCGAAAAACTATCAGACGCCGATATGATCGCCGTTCTTTGG GAAATGATCTTTAGAGGCACTGACACTGTGGCGGTTCTGATCGAGTGGATACTAGCAAGGATGGTGCTTCATCCTGATGTTCAATCAAGGGTCCATGATGAGCTGGACAAGGTGGTGGGTAGATCACGGGCCGTTGCTGAGTCTGATATCACGGCTATGCTGTATCTCAACGCGGCAGTGAAGGAAGTGCTGAGGCTGCACCCACCAGGCCCACTACTCTCCTGGGCCAGGTTAGCCATAACTGATACAGTCATTGATGGGTATCACGTGCCTGCAGGGACCACTGCAATGGTGAATATGTGGGCCATAGCAAGAGACCCAGAATTGTGGGCTGACCCACTTGAATTTATTCCTGAGAGGTTCGTGGCAAAAGAGGGCGAGATGGAGTTTTCCGTGCTAGGGTCGGATCTTAGGCTTGCGCCTTTTGGGTCGGGTAGGCGTACCTGCCCGGGAAAGAACCTGGGATTAACGACGGTAACCTTTTGGGTTGCGTCACTGTTGCATGAATTTGAATGGCTACCGTCCGATGAGAATGGTGTTGACTTATCAGAGGTGCTGGGGCTGTCCTGCGAGATGGC